Proteins from a single region of Corynebacterium pseudogenitalium:
- a CDS encoding amino acid ABC transporter ATP-binding protein — MASPTSSSPAQTPMIQAVDVWKSFGSLEVLKGINLEVAPGSVTCLIGPSGSGKSTFLRCVNHLEKVTAGRLYVDGDLIGYREKNGTLYEMSEKDAAVQRRDIGMVFQSFNLFGHRTVLDNIIEAPVHVKGESPEKAKVRAMELLRMVGLESKADAYPIQLSGGQQQRVAIARSVAMDPKLMLFDEPTSALDPELVGEVLRVMKQLAQDGMTMLVVTHEMAFAREVADHVAFMSDGQIVEYGTPEQVLDNPQKERTKAFLSTIF; from the coding sequence ATGGCTTCTCCTACATCTTCTTCCCCCGCCCAAACGCCAATGATCCAAGCGGTTGACGTATGGAAGTCCTTCGGCAGCTTGGAAGTACTCAAGGGCATCAACCTCGAAGTAGCTCCGGGTTCTGTTACCTGTTTGATCGGTCCTTCCGGTTCCGGCAAGTCCACATTCCTTCGCTGCGTTAACCATCTTGAGAAGGTCACTGCTGGTCGCCTGTACGTTGATGGTGATCTGATCGGGTACCGCGAAAAGAACGGCACGCTCTATGAGATGAGCGAGAAGGATGCCGCAGTCCAGCGCCGGGACATCGGGATGGTCTTTCAGAGCTTTAACTTGTTCGGGCACCGCACCGTGCTCGACAACATCATTGAAGCTCCGGTCCATGTCAAGGGCGAGTCGCCGGAGAAGGCAAAGGTCCGTGCGATGGAGCTTCTGCGCATGGTCGGTCTCGAATCGAAGGCGGACGCCTACCCGATCCAGCTTTCAGGTGGTCAGCAGCAGCGAGTCGCTATCGCTCGTTCGGTCGCGATGGATCCAAAGCTCATGCTTTTCGACGAGCCCACGTCCGCACTTGACCCGGAGCTTGTTGGTGAAGTGTTGCGGGTGATGAAGCAACTTGCGCAAGACGGTATGACGATGTTGGTGGTCACGCACGAGATGGCATTCGCGCGCGAGGTCGCAGATCACGTTGCATTCATGTCCGACGGTCAGATCGTCGAGTACGGCACCCCTGAACAGGTGCTCGACAACCCTCAAAAGGAACGCACGAAAGCCTTCCTTTCGACGATATTCTAG
- a CDS encoding amino acid ABC transporter permease, producing the protein MTTPSTSQSRPARIEAKPLRHPGRWALAVLLGVLVVWFIIGAAKNEAYGWDTYAQYLFDTRIAVAALHTIAITVLAMLIGVVGGVLLAVMRMSPNPVFRTVSWVFLWIFRGTPVYVQLMFWGLIGAIYDSINLGFTQISLDPFTSSAFALAVVGLGLNEAAYMAEIVRSGVSAVPEGQIEASKSLGMSWSQTMTRTVLPQAMRIIIPPTGNEFISLLKTSSLVVAVPYSLELYGRSMDIAAALFQPVPLLLVAATWYLVITSLLMVAQHYLERYFDRGATRQLTARQLASLADAEGTIPNNVEIIEAPERNQR; encoded by the coding sequence ATGACCACACCATCTACTAGCCAAAGTCGGCCTGCCAGAATTGAAGCGAAACCGTTACGGCACCCAGGACGGTGGGCGCTCGCGGTCCTGCTCGGCGTCCTCGTTGTCTGGTTTATTATTGGCGCAGCCAAGAATGAAGCGTATGGGTGGGACACATACGCGCAGTACCTCTTCGATACTCGAATCGCGGTAGCTGCTCTACACACCATTGCGATTACGGTCCTCGCGATGCTTATTGGCGTGGTCGGCGGTGTGCTCCTTGCCGTGATGCGTATGAGTCCCAACCCGGTGTTTCGCACCGTAAGCTGGGTTTTCCTCTGGATTTTCCGCGGTACCCCCGTGTACGTTCAGTTGATGTTCTGGGGCCTGATCGGAGCAATCTACGACTCCATCAATCTCGGGTTTACGCAAATCTCCCTCGATCCGTTCACCTCTTCCGCATTTGCTCTCGCCGTCGTTGGTCTGGGCCTCAATGAGGCCGCCTACATGGCGGAAATTGTCCGCTCGGGTGTCTCCGCTGTTCCAGAAGGACAGATTGAAGCGTCGAAGTCGCTGGGCATGAGCTGGTCCCAGACCATGACTAGGACAGTTCTTCCCCAAGCGATGCGCATTATCATTCCGCCGACAGGAAATGAATTTATCTCCTTGCTGAAGACGTCTTCGTTGGTTGTTGCGGTTCCTTACTCCCTGGAGCTGTACGGCCGCTCGATGGATATCGCTGCAGCGCTGTTCCAGCCGGTTCCGTTGCTGCTTGTGGCAGCAACGTGGTACTTGGTAATCACCTCCTTGCTGATGGTCGCGCAGCACTACCTGGAGCGCTACTTCGACCGGGGCGCAACCCGCCAGCTCACTGCCCGGCAGCTCGCTAGCTTGGCCGACGCCGAAGGCACAATTCCAAACAACGTCGAGATCATTGAAGCTCCAGAAAGGAACCAACGGTAA
- a CDS encoding ABC transporter substrate-binding protein, which yields MMGVGLLSGCVTNVEGGNPDGWEPIEPATVPEIAAMVPENVSRDGKFSIGANPPFAPFEFKDSQGNLIGLELDLGRALASIMGLEFDPQEMDFSMILPAVQAGSLDAGMSGFTDNEERRKSFEFVNFLFAGIQWAQLTGTHVNPEDACGLTVAVQRTTVSETDDVRPKNDACIEAGKPPITILSFDTSDNAALAALVGRADAFSADSPVTSWAVERSDGKLELVGDMFDAAPYGIAVPKDSGLSIALAHAMQHLIDTGDYERILAQWNVRTGLLDTALINEQPLTEWK from the coding sequence ATGATGGGCGTTGGTCTTCTCAGTGGCTGCGTTACCAACGTGGAAGGTGGCAACCCAGATGGCTGGGAGCCTATTGAGCCTGCTACCGTTCCTGAGATTGCGGCGATGGTGCCCGAGAATGTCTCGAGAGACGGCAAATTCTCAATTGGCGCCAACCCGCCATTCGCCCCTTTCGAGTTCAAAGACTCACAAGGTAATTTGATCGGGCTGGAGCTTGACCTCGGGCGCGCGCTTGCCTCAATCATGGGTCTCGAATTCGATCCACAGGAGATGGATTTTTCTATGATCCTACCTGCGGTTCAGGCAGGCAGCCTTGACGCTGGCATGTCTGGATTTACTGATAACGAAGAGCGCCGCAAAAGCTTTGAGTTCGTTAATTTCCTCTTCGCAGGAATCCAGTGGGCTCAACTCACCGGTACGCATGTGAACCCAGAGGATGCTTGTGGTCTCACAGTTGCGGTTCAGCGCACAACCGTTTCCGAGACCGATGACGTGCGTCCGAAGAATGATGCTTGTATTGAAGCAGGAAAACCACCCATCACCATCCTGTCGTTCGACACCTCTGACAACGCGGCGCTCGCGGCACTGGTTGGCCGTGCAGATGCCTTTAGTGCTGACTCCCCTGTCACGTCTTGGGCGGTCGAACGCTCCGACGGGAAGCTCGAGCTCGTGGGTGACATGTTCGACGCAGCACCATACGGAATCGCGGTGCCAAAAGACTCAGGTCTGAGCATTGCGCTTGCCCACGCAATGCAGCATCTCATCGACACTGGCGATTACGAGCGCATTTTGGCGCAGTGGAACGTACGAACTGGCCTGCTCGATACCGCGCTTATTAACGAACAGCCCCTTACAGAATGGAAGTAA
- the hypD gene encoding hydrogenase formation protein HypD: MKFVDEFRDPAAARQLIATIEEQAKQLDRPIKLMEICGGHTHTIYRYGLENLLPDSIDLVHGPGCPVCVIPMGRVDDALWLANQPDVILTTFGDMMRVPGSEESLLQARARGCDVRFVYSPLDSLKIAEENPDKHVIFFAIGFETTTPSTAVTLTAAKQRDIPNFSVFSNHVTIEPPLRAIANGGVTEVDGFIGPGHVATVVGTKAFDFLAEEFNRPVSVCGFEPLDILQGVAQLLEQFTSGDIAAGKARVQNQYARVVRPEGNPSAQALLDRVFDIRDEFEWRGLGTLPHSGMAISEEFAKWDAERIFDVPGNRVEDPAACECGSVLTGHIKPWQCKVFGTACTPDTPIGTCMVSPEGACAAYYNFGRIDKITTSSLS; encoded by the coding sequence ATGAAATTCGTCGATGAGTTTCGTGACCCAGCCGCAGCTCGCCAACTGATTGCAACCATTGAGGAACAGGCGAAGCAACTCGACCGCCCGATTAAGCTCATGGAAATCTGCGGTGGGCATACCCATACGATCTACCGCTACGGCCTGGAAAACCTTCTCCCAGACTCCATCGACCTCGTTCACGGACCTGGTTGCCCAGTCTGCGTCATTCCGATGGGCAGGGTCGATGACGCACTCTGGCTTGCAAACCAGCCTGACGTTATCTTGACCACGTTCGGCGACATGATGCGTGTTCCAGGCTCCGAGGAGTCACTGTTACAGGCTCGCGCACGTGGTTGCGACGTTCGCTTTGTCTACTCTCCACTGGACTCTCTCAAGATCGCGGAGGAGAACCCGGATAAGCACGTTATCTTCTTCGCAATTGGCTTTGAGACGACGACGCCATCCACCGCTGTGACGCTAACCGCCGCCAAGCAACGCGATATCCCAAACTTCTCAGTCTTTTCTAACCATGTGACCATCGAGCCACCACTGCGTGCAATCGCCAACGGGGGTGTCACGGAGGTTGACGGCTTTATCGGGCCCGGCCACGTAGCAACTGTGGTCGGCACAAAGGCTTTCGATTTCCTGGCTGAAGAATTTAACCGGCCAGTCTCCGTTTGCGGCTTCGAACCTTTGGATATTCTTCAGGGCGTTGCCCAGTTGCTGGAGCAGTTTACGTCGGGCGACATTGCCGCGGGCAAGGCACGCGTCCAAAACCAGTACGCCCGCGTCGTGCGCCCAGAGGGCAACCCTTCAGCGCAAGCGCTCTTGGATAGGGTCTTCGATATACGGGACGAGTTCGAGTGGCGTGGCCTTGGAACCCTTCCCCATTCCGGAATGGCCATCTCTGAAGAATTCGCCAAGTGGGATGCGGAGCGCATTTTCGATGTGCCCGGCAACCGAGTCGAAGACCCCGCGGCATGTGAGTGCGGGTCTGTCCTGACCGGCCACATCAAGCCGTGGCAGTGCAAGGTCTTCGGTACCGCCTGTACGCCGGACACCCCGATTGGTACCTGCATGGTTTCCCCAGAAGGAGCCTGTGCCGCATATTACAACTTCGGAAGAATAGATAAAATCACCACTTCTTCCCTCTCTTAG
- a CDS encoding HypC/HybG/HupF family hydrogenase formation chaperone: protein MCLGVPAQVVEIKDPTRATVSISGVTRAISTDLLVEEGLEVGEWVLVHVGFALSKIDEDEAATTLQQIQQLGANTFEDELDSFTTSRID, encoded by the coding sequence ATGTGTCTGGGAGTACCAGCGCAGGTTGTCGAAATTAAGGATCCCACCCGCGCAACAGTCAGCATCTCGGGAGTAACCCGTGCAATCTCCACTGATCTTCTTGTTGAAGAAGGACTCGAGGTCGGCGAATGGGTGCTGGTACACGTAGGATTTGCGCTGTCAAAAATTGACGAGGATGAGGCCGCGACAACCCTGCAACAGATTCAACAACTCGGTGCAAATACGTTTGAGGACGAGCTCGATTCGTTTACAACCTCAAGAATCGACTAA